The genomic stretch AGAAATTTTTATCAATTTTAGCTGTATTTGCGCTTGTATTCGCAACGTTTACATCTTGTCAATCAGATCAATCTGATGAACTTTTACAGGATGAAGCAAAAATTAATCCAGATGTTTTAGCAAAATTAGATGCTGCATTATTCGACACAACAAACGCTCGCGCTATGAATTTCATGGGAGAAGAAGGAATTGCCGTGGAAGACATGTTTTTCTCGTATGTACAAATAGACGAGTTAGCACCAACAGATCCTTTAGCGAAGCATTACCGAACTTCAAACTTAGTAAAAAAATTACCAAGAGTAATCACCATTAGCGTGGATCCAGATTTAGGAACATTAGGTTCTGATGCTTTAGACGTAACTATTACAATGTATAATAACTTAGGATTACGTCTTTCTTTTGCTAGAGTTGCTTTTGGACAACGCGGAAAAAACAAAGCAAATATTGAAGTAACTGAGTTTTACGAGCTAGAATCAGGTGGATATATTACTTTAGGAAGAGCAGCTGGTTTTCCAACACGTAAAGGAGATCCTGCAAAAGGATTTGGAATCAACAGTCGTTGGTTTGAACTTTCAATAAGTCCAACAGTAAACGAATTGGCAGGCACAATGGCGCACGAAATTGGACATTGTATTGGCTTCCGTCACACCGATTACCAAACACGCCAAAGTTGTGGTCAGAATGTAAATGAAGGAAGTGCAGGAGTTGGAGCCATTCATATCAATGGAACACCAACCGGTTCAGATTCATCTTCAATAATGCAATCATGTGGACCCGCAATTAATTTCAATAATAATGATGTTACTGCTTTAGAAGCACTATACTAAGAATAGCAATTATTAGAATTTTAAAAGTCACTAAGTATTAGTGGCTTTTTTTATGTAAAAAAAATTATCTTGCACCTAATGTGTAAAAGCAATTTTAAGCTAATAAATGATTAGATGAAATTTATATACAAACTGCGTTATTTTTTTGAAAAACACGGATTCGGAGCGTTGTCACGTTTGGCAGAACGTTTGGGAATGCGTGCCAAAAATGTGCGTTTATTTTTCATTTACGTAACGTTTGCAACGCTTGGCGTAAGTTTCGCGATATACCTAACATTGGCTTTTATTTTAAGATTAAAAGACTTAATTTACACCAAACGAACCTCCGTATTTGACTTATAACTTATGTATCGATTCTTCAAGTCAAAATTCTATCTCGCTTTATCCTTACTTGTAATTGTATTTACAATAGGAGTTATGGGTTTTCATATCATTTCAGATATGAGTTGGATAGATGCAATATATATGACTACCATTACAATAACTACAGTTGGTTTTGGAGAAGTCGTTCCTTTGGATCAAAATGCACGTTTATTTACCGTATGCTTAATCATTGTGAGTGTATTTGTGCTTGCATATGCAATTTCTGTGATTACAGAATACATTATTAGTAGAAGTACCTTAAGAAATATTATACATCGCAAGACTTTAAAAAAAATCAGAAGCATGGAAAATCATATCATTATTTGTGGATTTGGAAGAAATGGAAGGCAGGCTTCTGAAAAACTTAGAGCGCACGATCAAGAATTTATCATCATTGAAAAAGACAGAGATGTGATTGAAAGATACGAAGATGTAGAAACGTATTTTATAGAAGGAAATGCAAGTGATGATGAAATTTTACTAAAAGCGGGAATTGAAAAAGCAAGCTCATTAATTACAGCGTTGCCAAGTGATGCAGACAATTTGTTTGTGGTTTTATCTGCGCGTCAAATAAACAAAGAATTGCTCATTATCAGTCGTGCTTCTCAAGAAACATCATATAAAAAATTAAAACTTGCAGGCGCAGATAATGTAATTATGCCCGATAGAATTGGTGGCGAACATATGGCTTCTTTGGTTGTTGTGCCCGATTTAATAGAATTTATTGATAAACTTTCTATCAGTGGTAAAAACACGACAAACATTGAAGAAATCAATATTGAAAGCTTAACCTCTTTTGATAGAGAAATATCTTTAAAAGAACTCGATTTACGAAAAGAAACAGGTTGCACTGTCATTGGTTACAAAACGCCTGAAGGTGATTACATTATCAATCCGGAAGCGGAATTAAAACTGTCGCCAGCATCTAAAATAATTGTGCTTGGACGACCAGAACAAGTAGAATCGTTAAAGCGAAAATACAATCTCTAAAAAGAGTTGAAAAATCTTATTTAAGGCGTTAAAACTTGATTAAACAATTTTTTTTTAGCATCTTGCTAGCTTTATAAATCAACTACATATAAATATTAACTAACTGACATTACATTATGAAGAAATATCTTCTCTCATTAATTACAATCTTATTACCCATATTAACCTTTGGACAAGAAGTTGCTGCGGAAGGAATAGATCAGCAAATCGATGCAGCTTTTAAGCCTATTTCAGATTTCTTTGGGAATGTTATCTTTTTTCAAATAGGAGGAATTCCATTTGTATTAATACTCTTGGTTGGTAGTGCATTATTTTTTACAATTTACTTTGGCTTTGTAAACATAAGACGATTTCCTACGGCAATCAACGTTGTTAGAGGTAAGTATGATGAAGTTGACGATCACGGTATTGAAAAAACAGATTTACCAATAGATGGAGATATTCCAGATACGATTAGAGATGAAAGTAAAGATGGAGAAGTAACACACTTTCAAGCATTGGCAACTGCGGTTTCTGGTACAGTAGGAAATGGAAATATAGCTGGTGTAGCATTAGCAATTGCCTTAGGCGGACCTGGAGCTACATTTTGGATGATAGTATGTGGATTACTTGGAATGTCTACAAAATTTGTAGAATGTACTTTAGGAGTTCAATACAGAGACGTTGGAGAAGATGGAACTGTATATGGAGGTCCAATGTATTATTTAAGTAGAGGTCTTAAAGAAAAAGGTTTTGCAACGCTAGGTAAAATAACAGCAGTTTTATTTGCTATATTTTGTATTGGTGGATCTTTTGGAGGTGGAAACGCAGCTCAATCCAATCAAGCTACGATCGTATTAAAAGAATTAATGGGATTAGAAAGTACAAGCGCAGGAGCAATTATTGGAGTTGTATTAGCAATATTAGTTGGTATCATCATTATTGGAGGTATCAAAAGAATTGCATCTGTAACAGAAAAAATAGTTCCATTTATGGCAGTATTGTATTTAGTTGCTTGTTTGTATATTATATTGAGTAATTTCTCCTTAATTGATGATGCTTTTGGACTTATTTTTAGTGAAGCATTCAACCCAACAGCAATTGGAGTAGGTGGTTTTATAGGAGTACTACTTGTCGGGTTTAAAAGAGCCGCTTTCTCTAACGAAGCAGGAGCAGGTTCAGCATCCATAGCACACTCAGCAGTAAAAACAAAATATTCAGCTTCTGAAGGTTTAGTTGCTTTACTAGAACCGTTTATTGATACAGTAGTAATTTGTACGATGACAGCTTTAGTTATTATCATCTTTAACTTTGGTGGAGCATTTGAATACGGTGGAGATGGCGCAGTAATGATTGATGGTGTAATGGTTGAAGGTGCAGGAATTACTTCAAAAGCTTTTGCAGCATATATTCCGTATTCTAATCTATTCTTAACTGTAGCAGTCGTATTATTCGCAGTCTCAACAATGATTTCGTGGTCATACTACGGTTTACAATCATGGAAGTATTTATTTGGACGCGGTAAAACAGCAGATTTAGTATACAAAGTATTGTTTTTAATCTTTGTTGTAATAGGAGCTGCGGCAAGTATGAAATCTATATGGGACTTCTCAGACGCGATGATTTTCGCAATGGTATTCCCTAACATGGTAGGTTTATTCTTCCTATTCCCAGTAGTGAAAAAACAGTTGAAAAGATATTTGGATGCAATAAAAGGTATCTAAAACGTAAATAGTCATCATAGAATAATAAACCCAAAAATATTCATGTAACGGTTCACTTAAAAAATCGAAAACATGAAAAATATCAAATCCTACTTCAAGTTTGTGAAAGCAGAACGAAGTGGGATTTTGTGTATTATATTCCTAATCTTCATCGTGCAAGGAATCTACTTTTACACAAATCCCAAAAAAACGCCAATGTTGTTTGCAGACGCAGAAGTAGCGATCTATCAGCAACAAATAGATTCACTCAAAATTCTTTCAATAGAACAACGAAAACCGAAAATATTTCCATTCAATCCTAACTTCATTTCCGATTACAAAGGATTTACTTTAGGAATGTCAACAGAAGAAATTGATCGTTTACACGAGTTTAGAGAAACCAACAAATATGTGAATTCCGCCAAGGAGTTTCAAACCATCACAAAGGTTTCTGATTCGTTGCTCAGCGTATTACAACCGTATTTCAAATTCCCCGAATGGGTTACCAATAAAAAGAAGAAAAAGTGGAATTACAAATCGTATGGATCTAATGAAAAAGATGAGGTTATTCTGGAAAAGATCGACCTTAACAAAGCAACGATTGAAGAACTCCGAAAAGTATACGGAATCGGTGAAAAGCTCTCTGCCCGAATTGTAAAATACAGAGCAAGTCTTGGCGGATTTGTCACGGAATCTCAATTAGAAAATGTCTATGGCTTAAAGCCAGAAGTGATTCAGAAAGTATGGAAACGTTTCTATCTAAATAAGACAAATACATTTAAGAATACAGAAGTTGTTTTGGAAAAGGTCAATCTCAACAAAGCAACGATTGAAGAACTTCGAAAAATATATGGAATCGGCGAAAAACTCTCTGCTCGAATTGTAGAATACAGAGAAAAATTAGGCGGATTTGTCATGGAATCTCAATTAAAAGATGTCTACGGCTTAAAGCCAGAAGTAATTCAGAAAGTCTGGAAACGTTTCTACCTAGAAATACCCAACATCACGAAAGTGAATGTCAACACATGTTCAGTAGACGAATTACAAATAATTCCGTACATCAATTACGAATTGGCAGACGAAATCATCAACGAACGAATTCTCCGAGAAGGATTTAAAACTTTTGAGGAATTGACAAAAATTCGCAACTTTCCAACAAACAAAATCAAGATAATTGAATTATATTTGTCAATTGAATAGAAAAATATAAAAATTGCCTTATATGGAAAGTATGTACTTTAATGAAGAACATCAACTTTTTAGAGAAAGTCTCCGAGATTTTTTAAAGAAAGAAGTCGTTCCTCACATTGATAAATGGGAGAAAACAGGAACCATAGAACGCTTCATTTGGGAGAAATTTGGTGAAATGGGATACTTCGGATTGGCATATCCAGAAGAATACGGCGGACTTGATTTAGATCTTTTCTACACAGTCATTTTATTAGAAGAATTACAACGGATCAATTCTGGCGGATTTGCAGCAGCAATTTGGGCGCATGCATATTTAGCAATGACGCACGTAAACAAAGAAGGAAATCACGATATAAAAGAACGCTATTTAACACCAGGTATTACAGGTGAAAAAATTGGTTGTTTATGTATTACAGAACCTTTTGGCGGATCGGATGTTGCAGGAATGCGATCAACGGCTGTTAAAAAAGGCGACAAATATATAATCAACGGTTCTAAAACGTTTATCACAAATGGCTTATACAGCGATTACTTAGTAGTTGCAGCGAAAACGAATCCAGAATTAGGAAACAAAGGAATCAGTATTTTTATCATGGATAGAGATACGCCAGGAATCTCAGCAACAAAACTAGATAAGTTAGGTTGGAGAGCTTCTGATACTGGAGAAATTGCGTTTGATAATGTTGAAATTCCACTAGAAAACCTAATGGGAGAAGAAAACAAAGGGTTTCCATATATCATGCAACACTTTGCGTTAGAGCGTTTAATTATGGGAATCAATGCGCATGCAAGAGCAGAATATGCAATTGAATACGCAATACAATATATGTCGGAACGAGAAGCTTTTGGAAGAACAATTGATAAATTTCAAGCGTTGCGTCATACAATGGCAGACTTGGCTACGGAAGTTGAGATTTGTAAAACATTCAATTACACAGTAGCATATAGACTTAACAAAAAGGAATACGTTGTAAAAGAAGCAACAATGTCCAAACTGCAATCAACCAAAATGGCAGACACTGTAATCTATCAATGTTTACAAATGTTAGGCGGTTACGGATATATGGAAGATTATCCAATGGCACGTTTATTACGCGATAGTCGTTTAGGTCCAATTGGCGGTGGAACTTCTGAAATCTTGAGAGAGATTATTGCCAAAATGATTATTGACAAAAAAGATTATAAGCCTGCA from Kordia antarctica encodes the following:
- a CDS encoding alanine/glycine:cation symporter family protein encodes the protein MKKYLLSLITILLPILTFGQEVAAEGIDQQIDAAFKPISDFFGNVIFFQIGGIPFVLILLVGSALFFTIYFGFVNIRRFPTAINVVRGKYDEVDDHGIEKTDLPIDGDIPDTIRDESKDGEVTHFQALATAVSGTVGNGNIAGVALAIALGGPGATFWMIVCGLLGMSTKFVECTLGVQYRDVGEDGTVYGGPMYYLSRGLKEKGFATLGKITAVLFAIFCIGGSFGGGNAAQSNQATIVLKELMGLESTSAGAIIGVVLAILVGIIIIGGIKRIASVTEKIVPFMAVLYLVACLYIILSNFSLIDDAFGLIFSEAFNPTAIGVGGFIGVLLVGFKRAAFSNEAGAGSASIAHSAVKTKYSASEGLVALLEPFIDTVVICTMTALVIIIFNFGGAFEYGGDGAVMIDGVMVEGAGITSKAFAAYIPYSNLFLTVAVVLFAVSTMISWSYYGLQSWKYLFGRGKTADLVYKVLFLIFVVIGAAASMKSIWDFSDAMIFAMVFPNMVGLFFLFPVVKKQLKRYLDAIKGI
- a CDS encoding potassium channel family protein; the protein is MYRFFKSKFYLALSLLVIVFTIGVMGFHIISDMSWIDAIYMTTITITTVGFGEVVPLDQNARLFTVCLIIVSVFVLAYAISVITEYIISRSTLRNIIHRKTLKKIRSMENHIIICGFGRNGRQASEKLRAHDQEFIIIEKDRDVIERYEDVETYFIEGNASDDEILLKAGIEKASSLITALPSDADNLFVVLSARQINKELLIISRASQETSYKKLKLAGADNVIMPDRIGGEHMASLVVVPDLIEFIDKLSISGKNTTNIEEINIESLTSFDREISLKELDLRKETGCTVIGYKTPEGDYIINPEAELKLSPASKIIVLGRPEQVESLKRKYNL
- a CDS encoding acyl-CoA dehydrogenase family protein, which gives rise to MESMYFNEEHQLFRESLRDFLKKEVVPHIDKWEKTGTIERFIWEKFGEMGYFGLAYPEEYGGLDLDLFYTVILLEELQRINSGGFAAAIWAHAYLAMTHVNKEGNHDIKERYLTPGITGEKIGCLCITEPFGGSDVAGMRSTAVKKGDKYIINGSKTFITNGLYSDYLVVAAKTNPELGNKGISIFIMDRDTPGISATKLDKLGWRASDTGEIAFDNVEIPLENLMGEENKGFPYIMQHFALERLIMGINAHARAEYAIEYAIQYMSEREAFGRTIDKFQALRHTMADLATEVEICKTFNYTVAYRLNKKEYVVKEATMSKLQSTKMADTVIYQCLQMLGGYGYMEDYPMARLLRDSRLGPIGGGTSEILREIIAKMIIDKKDYKPAT
- a CDS encoding ComEA family DNA-binding protein yields the protein MKNIKSYFKFVKAERSGILCIIFLIFIVQGIYFYTNPKKTPMLFADAEVAIYQQQIDSLKILSIEQRKPKIFPFNPNFISDYKGFTLGMSTEEIDRLHEFRETNKYVNSAKEFQTITKVSDSLLSVLQPYFKFPEWVTNKKKKKWNYKSYGSNEKDEVILEKIDLNKATIEELRKVYGIGEKLSARIVKYRASLGGFVTESQLENVYGLKPEVIQKVWKRFYLNKTNTFKNTEVVLEKVNLNKATIEELRKIYGIGEKLSARIVEYREKLGGFVMESQLKDVYGLKPEVIQKVWKRFYLEIPNITKVNVNTCSVDELQIIPYINYELADEIINERILREGFKTFEELTKIRNFPTNKIKIIELYLSIE
- a CDS encoding M57 family metalloprotease, which translates into the protein MKTKKFLSILAVFALVFATFTSCQSDQSDELLQDEAKINPDVLAKLDAALFDTTNARAMNFMGEEGIAVEDMFFSYVQIDELAPTDPLAKHYRTSNLVKKLPRVITISVDPDLGTLGSDALDVTITMYNNLGLRLSFARVAFGQRGKNKANIEVTEFYELESGGYITLGRAAGFPTRKGDPAKGFGINSRWFELSISPTVNELAGTMAHEIGHCIGFRHTDYQTRQSCGQNVNEGSAGVGAIHINGTPTGSDSSSIMQSCGPAINFNNNDVTALEALY
- a CDS encoding PspC domain-containing protein; this encodes MKFIYKLRYFFEKHGFGALSRLAERLGMRAKNVRLFFIYVTFATLGVSFAIYLTLAFILRLKDLIYTKRTSVFDL